GCAAACATTGGTTTAATGATGTTATAGCTTTAACCTTCATCCCTGTCTACCCGATAAACAATACGTTGTAGGGCATTTGCATGATTATGCTCGTGCTTTAATGCCTAGTACGGCCTAAATTGCTGGAAACTTCAAACTACAGCTGACATAGGTTATTTTCAGCAGTCAATACAAGAGTTATTGTAGATTATTTTGGCTCAATCGCTAAATCTGTCTACTTTTTATCCTGCCCTTTAGATCTAAGATTTGTATGCGGACTGATTGGAACAAATATAGGTCAATGTAGGCCAAGAAATTCCAGCTGAATTGTAGACAGCCCGCAACTGCTAGTTCAAACGGGAATCACTACAAGAAAACTGACTTTTCACGACGCCAGAAATATGCTGCAAAAAGTCCAAAAACCGCCGCGAAAACCTTTTTGCGGCACAAATGTGACGGAATTAAATTGTGCCACAAAAGTAGCCGTTACAAAAGAAAACGACACAATTTTTCAACATGTCACATGCATTTGCATCACTCTTTGCGACGCCAATTTGAGTGTCACAACTCTACTTGCGGCACAAAAAATGCGCTACAAAATGTCCACAATGTCATGCGACAAAAACTTGCGTCGCAAAAAAGTCACCAATATAAAGACcagaaatcaattttttcatgGTACAATAATTATCATGCTCAAACATCCTAAAATCGAATATTATAACAAAATATAGTTCCACAATACACTAGAATAAAGTACCATACATTGTTTTAGTCAAATTCTACAAACTTTATCATTTAATATTGTTCGCTCCAATTACAAGATGTTTCATATATTCCAAAATGTGCTTGAATTCAAAAGTACAGCACTTCATCATACATCTCTCAAAAACATCTTCATATCTCCCAATCCGCATGCTTCCAATGTACCATCAAGTCCAGGGCTGCAAAGTGTATTCTATTAGTCCCCTGCTCATATAACCCCAGCCCATTAAGCATGAAGAAAACGTTAATATAACAATAGATACTGAAACGGAATTTGTAATTCAACCTTTTCACAGACAGGGACGGagccagaaatttatttttgggggggctgaagtgtattaaaaaattttttttgtgacgaaataaatatatttaataagtaaaatttagaatcaataattataaaaataataaaaacatataattatacatacccAAAAATTTGTTATTGATTAACACTTGAAGTATTGGTAGTTGTTGCACTCGAAtaattcaattctttttttttttaaggttgaGAACTAGAAATAgtaatttattttaacttttaaatCTTGAGAACtaaaagtgcatttttttttcagtttggTAAAATATGACGACTTTGTAAAGCTTAACACCTGCTTGAGAGGAAAAGTAAACACAGATGGTTTACTCAGGAATAGAAAAATAATGACAAGTTGAACAACAGAAAAGAACATTACAATGTACTATGTGTCTAGCTTGTGTACAGAATACAGTCTTGATCCAATTGTGATCCATGCCACTTAGACTAAGCAATAACTGCTAAAACTTCAAATTCATTCACAAAATGTAATAAGGTCTCCAAAAGAGAGAATGGGAAAGACTTTGAGAAGTTCCATTTGCAGTGGGCAAAGACTTGACGTACTCAAACTAAACAAAGCTGGATATTTGGAACTTTCTTGACTTTAGGCTGCCCATCCAGCATTACTACTCAATTCTGCACAGACTGGAAACCACCTCAATTGCCATAAATTCCATACAAAAGGTCAATGTCCACTTTGGGGACCAGGCCAGTTAAGAAGCACCCAAATAATGAAAGCACCACACCCATCCATTAATTTAACGTCGCGTTATCAAGCTGGCATATTGCCCATGAATTCTTCATCCTCTTAGCCAGGAACCTTCTTGTCTCGTTCTCACTCGGCCAAGTATAAAAAGACATTCCCAATGCTGATGTCCTCGCTCAAATCCAAAGCTATCTGATCATATACTAGCATATAAATTAACCCCCGCTTCAATTCTTCTCTAGAATTTCACCTTACGACTTTCATACTAGGGATTTCTTCCAGTTAGTATTATTACCAAAATCTAAACCAATGGCCGCCGGAATCCCctatatatagggggttttccggcggcttggggggggcttaagcccccaccaGCCCCCCCTTAAATCCGTGGCTGTTCACAGATACTGAAAATTAAGACCACTTCTACTACATTATGTCCCATAAATAGCTGGCTAAATCTTAACAAAAACAGCTCGTCTTCCCAATCATACAAATACTCAATGGAAAACTTGACAGAATAGAGTTATTTCCAGAAACTTTTCCAGTACCTCAAGCAAGTCGTTTGCAAGTAGTCctgctccttttcttctttgtatGATGGTTCTGGTATAACAAAAGACTAGTCAATTAAATATCAACAAGGAGCTCACGCACAAATAGTCATCAACAAGGAAGTCAtgcacaattcaatatcaacaaGGAACTCAGCAAAATTGGTCTTCTATAGAAGGACCAACTCAAAGTACGCATACTATACCTCAAGAATATCAGCAATTGAAGAAacttttttattcatttcacaCTTGTTTATTTCAGCATCATTTGTTCCAACTTCCTTGTACATTTCAGCATCATTTGTTCCAACTTCCCTGTTCATTCTATCACCAACCTGTTACATTATCAACAAAgtgtgaagaaaagaaaatcaggcCATAGCTGCTGATATTTCAGAGAGTTTGAACACAAAATCGAATTGTATGAATTAATATACAACCTCTAATGAGTTCGAAATATGAGATTGTTTTGCTgcattcatttcttttctttggagTGATGCCAAGTCACATGTGGATGCCCTCTGGAGGAACAAAGATCAATAGTAACtaaagcaataaaaaaattagaaaaactaTAATATTTAACCAAATAGTTATCCCAAACCATTCTTGCTTCAAATTGAGCAATCAACTCCTCCTTAAAATCTGCCAATTTCGAATTCATTTCTTCTCGTAGTTCACCACGTATGATTTCCACTTTCTCATTCACTGCATCCTCAAATGCTTTCTTTTGTCCAGCATTCATGTTATCTGACATCCTATACACGTCTTTTGGAGTCGCACCTACCCCATAAGTTCGAAGACGACCTGGTTTTTCAGGTCCAAGAATATTTTCATAGAGTATatctttcacaaaattatcATCCCTGGATGTCTCTGGCAGTTTTTGTATTTCCTCATTCATAGTTGCCTAAATTGAAAAACAGACAACAGAAAGAATTATTTATGAAGTAAAACCAataaaaaatgactaaaagcTATTCTTACAATTGTTTGTGAAGTCaactcatccatttgttttccttgtctTGAATGAATAAAAACGTCTAGTTTCGAAGGCTCTTTTCCAGTTTTAATCCGAAGCTGCCACATATTCAATGTACAAACTAAAGTGTTAATATTTCTAAATAAGACTATGTTCCAGAAAAAATTGCTAGAAACATAAGCATTAGAATTTAATATACCTCTTCCCTGAGGTTCACATGATCTTTTCGCCCTGTTCGATGTggcatcttttatttttttcgattCTTGCTATTAATCTTGCTTTGCTTCTAATTAtgtacaaaacagaaaaaggtAGTTAACAACACATCAAAATCATAATAGCACTAGAATTTAATTCAAAAGCAAAGGAGATGTGACAATAAATACATGCCTTGACATCTTCTGAGCTCCAATAATCAACCAAAATAGGCCATTGATCCTCCTCAACTCTTGCAGGACAGTGTGCTAATAGCCATGACCTGTGCCTCCTATAAGGAGTGAAATACATGCTCTTGACTTTTGATTTCCAATTTCTCCACAATTTGCTGACCCTTATCATTTGTACTTTCTTGCATGTATCATCAATATTTGTATTTCTCtatcaaaaattacaaaacaaaagtttaaaCATTCACAAGCTACAAGATTgtatgaaataaaaagaaaaaaaatgttgctAACTTTGATAGTGAGTCAAAATACCTTAATATCTTCCCAAAATCTCTCCTTAGATCCTTCAGGCATGGCCCTCCAATCTGTGTACGTGAGTGGTAATTTATTACCATCCTTTACTAAGATTCCTACTTGACTTATATACTGTGTAGCATTAGGACCAATTACTTGACCCCGTGCATTCCAAACTAACTCCAATTTCTTTCCACCACCCCAACCAGCACTTCGTCTGGCTAGTCCTCTACCACTATTGTCTCCTGTGTACaaaaaacacatacacatacaaaagaaaaaattgtgattcatataattttttttatgaatattATACAAAGCTTATAATAAGGAATGCTAGACTCAAAACTATTTGTggtaatcttttcttttccaaccgACTTTCTTCACtagaatcatcatcatcaaaagTACCATCAAAGACATCCTCTATGTCTTCTGAATCATATGAAGAACCTGATCCAGCTTCAGAATCATTGTTATCAAAGGAATCTGGTTGCTCACGATGGTCTACTAGTGGTTGAGAATGAAAGCCTTGACCGATATGTGAATTAGGATGGGAATTTAGTTGAGAATCAGCCTTGGAGTTCAACTGATGTGAATTGGCTTTAGAGTTGAACTGAGAAGCAGCAATAAAGCTAGAAGCtgagtttgaatttgaattggAGTCATGTGATTTCGCTTGACAATTAGGTCGAGAAACAGAGTTTGAGCTAGATGTAGGGTCTATGCGTATTCCAGGCATTGCCCCAATGAATTTATGTGCTGGAGGCTTTGAATAATGACTGGGGCAAGTCTGATAAGATTGAGAGCTTGACTGTGAAACAGGGTTCAAACTATTAGTGGACTCAATATGCGCTCCGGACATTGGCCCAACAACTTTGTGGGGCCCCTTCTTACTTGGTGCCATGGAAAACCTATAAAAGCAGCTTCTGATTTTTGAAGGCAAAGTTAAGTAAGATGATTAATTTTACTGGCTTTTTTCAGAAACCAATCACATAATTCAGCAAGAGAGTGTTGTATCATCTTACTTTTGGAGTTTAAGTTTCTAAAATCTGCAAACACAAAGAACATATACATATTAAGGAACTATAACCCAATGAAACCAACATTACCAACTTGCTAATATGAACATAAGGAATCATAAATTGAACATAAGGTAAATCCAGCATTACCAACCTgctaaaaaaaaagtagaatgcAGGTTATCAAGGAGACTAATATGAACATAAGGAATTATAAATTGACATCCAAGGCAGTGAAAATGATCCCACAATTAATATTTTTCATACTAATCAGTAACTTCATCTAATATTGGCATATCTAAACTTCATCTAACAAAATGTTAGGATTATATTCCAAAATTAGAGTCAATCATCAGCCTTGTCTCCTTGTTGGGCTTTAtcaaaaaaatcatcatcatcacttgtATCATCAATCGTATTGTCAATCCCAAGATTATCCTCATCAGAGAAGAATCCATCATCAACTTCAGCAACGTGTGCCTTGGATTTTGTAGTTTGTGCATCAAGTATAACTCCATCAACACCTTCCCTAACCCATGAAACATTACTATCCTCAGAATTATTGTTATTAACATGTTGCCAAGCAGAATGCTCATCCTGGATATCTTCACATATGTTAATTTCTGGATCAATAATGAAAAGATCTCGAGGGGTCATCTTGACAACTATATTCCATTCAGGTTCCAATGCATCCCGAGCATACCAAGCTTGCTGTGCTTGAGAGGCCAGGATGAAAGGCTCATCATTCTTCGTGTTTTGCTTGTACAATATATGATCAAAGTTAACAAGTGTGAAGTTGTGTTCATCTTGTTTCATTCCAATGACGTTATCAACCCAATCACACTTGAACATCACAAATTTAATGTCATTTGAGTATCTCAACTCAACAATATCCACTAAGACCCCATAGTATTCTAAAATTCCAGATATAGGGTTCTTATCCTTTGTACTAGCGAAACTATTGGCACTAGCATTCACAAATACACCACTATTTTGAGTTTGCCTTCTCATCTCACGCTTCTTAGTATGGAAACGAAAACCATTAACAATGTAACCAGAATAGCTTTTTGCCCACTTATCAGGACCAGCAGCCAAATAAGCAATTTCTTTATAATAATCATGGCAACTATTAGATTTTTCCAAATCTGCAACCTACAAGTTTTGAACAAAAACTGTTATTGTATGTTAACTCTAGAGAATATTAAATATATGAAAATGAAGCTCAATTAAATTCACTACTGAATTTAAAACTTACATGCTTCTTAAACCACTTGTAAAATGTTTCACTATGAATTTTCTCCCTTTCATAGTTTGACATGCGTGGTTTTTCCAGTTTTAGCAAATGCTTATGGTCCCTACATTAGTCATTAAATACTTTAATGAAAGCAATAATTCATGAGTTATTGATTAAGTTTGATAAACTGTGAACTTACCTGCGAAAAGGATCAACAGTTTCAAGATTTCCAAGAACATAACGATGAGCTTGAACCCAAGAGACATCATCTAAATAGATGACCTCTTCTTTTCCTAAGGGACGGCCAATCTGTCTATTTAAATATTCATCTTCATAGTTCCTAGGTGGGCGATTCAACTTTGATTCAATATTGTCCAAGTACATGGAACAGAATGCCATACATTCTTCCGCCAAGTAGCCCTCTGCTATTGAACCTTCAGGGTGACTTCGACTCCGTACATAATTTTTCAAAGTACACAGATACCTATGCATAGAATTTATATTAATATCGGTGGTGATTTTTCAATGTACATAGATTAAGTTGATAATCTTTTACCTCTCAATAGGATACATAGACCGAAATTGAAATGGTCCACCAAGTTTCGCCTCTTCAGGcaagtgaacaagcaaatgctCCATGATATTGAAAAATGGAGGTGGAAACATCTTCTCAAGTTCACAAAGGGCCAGTGGAGTACAGTCCTCCAAAGTTTCACAATCTGCTACAGTAAGCACTTTCGAGTATAATTGCCTAAATATATCTCGTAACTCAATGATAATTCTGCAAACATGTTTAGGCAATATTCTTATCACAGCAATGGATAACAATTGTTGCATTAATATGTGACAATCATGACTCTTTAACCCAGAGATTTGTCGTTCTTTAATATTCACACACCTCGAAATGTTTGATGCATAACCATCAGGGACCTTGACAGTTTTTAGCACATtacaaaaaatttctttttcatctttgCTCATTGTGAAGCATGCAGGTGGAAGAAACACTTTGTCACCCTTAGATTGTGGGTGAAGTGCCTTTCTTATCCCCATTTCTTTTAGATCATATCGAGCATTAATGTCATCATTTGTCTTGCCCATCCCCAACAGTGTCCACAAGAgattctccaagaaattcttctcAATATGCATTATATCCAGATTATGTGGAAGCAAATTATCCACCCAATACGGTAACTGAAAGAATACATTCAATCTTTTCTAATTATACCTACATATGGGACTTTGTTCAAAGTCATTATTATCTTGAATGGGTTAAATCCATCCGCTGCAAGTCCAACACGAACATTGCGAGGATCACTAGCAAAGCTTGGGTGCCGGTCATTAAAATGCTTCCAAGCTAAAGAGTCTGCCGGATGCCTCAATTTTCCATCCTTGATGCACTCCTCTTCATGCCATCTCATTAATGAAGCAGTCTTTGATGACATGAACAGCCTTTGGAGACgtggtttcaaaggaaaatagCGAACAAGCTTTGCTGGAACTTTGTTAGCTTGTTCACTTGAATCATCGGATTGTTTTACAATTTGCTTATACCTAGGAGTTCCACACTTTCTGCAAAAGGTTTCATGTTCTGTCTCCTTCCAATAAATCAAGCAATCATTGGGGCATGCATGAATTTTATGGTAGCTAAGACCCAAGTCTTTAACAATCTTCCAAGCATCACGATAAGAGCTTGGAAATAATTCATTCTCAGGAAaaacttccttgagaagctcCAGTAATATTGTCATTGAGTTGTTGCTCCATCGACAAAGAGACTTGACATGCAACAACTTGATGACAAATGATAGAAGAGTAAAATTTTTACATCCAGGGTATAACTCTGTTTCGGCATGCTTCAGCAACTTAAAAAACTTATTAGTCTCTTCATCACAGGCTCCTCTAAGTTCTTCTAAATTTATGTTAGAATTCTCTTCAAGTGTTCTTCCAAGTGTTTCGTGTATCAATTCATTCATGTCATCATTTTCAATGCGCCTAAACACTCCATTGTTCATATTTTCTTGATTGAAGTCCCATGGATCTTCACCATGATAAATCCAATTTGTATAAGTGGTCAAAAACCCCTTCATTGTTACATGTGCACGCacagtttctttctttcttcgttATGAGTTTTTACATCGCC
The genomic region above belongs to Coffea arabica cultivar ET-39 chromosome 7c, Coffea Arabica ET-39 HiFi, whole genome shotgun sequence and contains:
- the LOC113698129 gene encoding uncharacterized protein isoform X2, whose protein sequence is MPHRTGRKDHVNLREELRIKTGKEPSKLDVFIHSRQGKQMDELTSQTIATMNEEIQKLPETSRDDNFVKDILYENILGPEKPGRLRTYGVGATPKDVYRMSDNMNAGQKKAFEDAVNEKVEIIRGELREEMNSKLADFKEELIAQFEARMRASTCDLASLQRKEMNAAKQSHISNSLEVGDRMNREVGTNDAEMYKEVGTNDAEINKCEMNKKVSSIADILENHHTKKKRSRTTCKRLA
- the LOC113698129 gene encoding uncharacterized protein isoform X1, with the protein product MFPPPFFNIMEHLLVHLPEEAKLGGPFQFRSMYPIERYLCTLKNYVRSRSHPEGSIAEGYLAEECMAFCSMYLDNIESKLNRPPRNYEDEYLNRQIGRPLGKEEVIYLDDVSWVQAHRYVLGNLETVDPFRRDHKHLLKLEKPRMSNYEREKIHSETFYKWFKKHVADLEKSNSCHDYYKEIAYLAAGPDKWAKSYSGYIVNGFRFHTKKREMRRQTQNSGVFVNASANSFASTKDKNPISGILEYYGVLVDIVELRYSNDIKFVMFKCDWVDNVIGMKQDEHNFTLVNFDHILYKQNTKNDEPFILASQAQQAWYARDALEPEWNIVVKMTPRDLFIIDPEINICEDIQDEHSAWQHVNNNNSEDSNVSWVREGVDGVILDAQTTKSKAHVAEVDDGFFSDEDNLGIDNTIDDTSDDDDFFDKAQQGDKADD